A window of Actinomycetota bacterium contains these coding sequences:
- a CDS encoding DUF1918 domain-containing protein has translation MAEIKVGDRVSIDPRKVGQVRRIGTVTTISQGISGARYTVAWDAGGSSVFAPGGGNLTVERSGSRKRSAAPKTAAKRTGAAKQTTKTKTTKTTKTTKTTNKKKASKR, from the coding sequence ATGGCTGAGATCAAGGTCGGAGACCGCGTTTCGATCGATCCCCGCAAGGTGGGACAGGTGCGCCGGATCGGGACGGTGACGACGATCTCCCAGGGGATCTCAGGGGCCCGGTACACGGTGGCGTGGGACGCCGGGGGCTCATCGGTGTTCGCCCCGGGAGGAGGCAACCTGACCGTGGAGAGGTCGGGCTCCCGCAAGAGGTCGGCGGCGCCGAAGACGGCCGCGAAGAGGACGGGAGCCGCCAAGCAGACCACGAAGACGAAGACGACGAAGACGACGAAGACGACGAAGACGACGAACAAGAAGAAGGCCTCCAAGCGTTGA
- a CDS encoding PLDc N-terminal domain-containing protein, whose amino-acid sequence MLMFRLGGLLLVALSAYCVFDVIRSPDPAVRELPKLVWLLLVLLFPPIGPIAWLLLGRPENASFSDPNLPRAHPSAPPMRAPDTDPDFLRSVDAEVYELRRQEALRRWEEEKRRRKELEGDDPPELEGGPGA is encoded by the coding sequence ATGTTGATGTTCAGGCTCGGCGGGTTGCTGCTCGTGGCGCTGTCCGCCTACTGCGTGTTCGACGTGATCCGATCACCGGACCCGGCGGTCCGGGAGCTGCCCAAGCTCGTCTGGCTCCTGCTCGTCCTCCTGTTCCCCCCCATCGGGCCGATCGCGTGGCTGCTGCTCGGGCGGCCCGAGAACGCCTCCTTCTCCGACCCGAACCTCCCGCGCGCGCATCCGTCGGCCCCGCCGATGCGCGCACCCGACACCGACCCGGACTTCCTGCGCAGCGTCGACGCCGAGGTCTACGAGCTCCGCCGGCAGGAGGCGCTGCGCCGCTGGGAGGAGGAGAAGCGGCGCCGCAAGGAGCTCGAGGGCGACGACCCCCCCGAGTTGGAGGGGGGACCCGGGGCCTAG
- a CDS encoding HAD-IA family hydrolase — MAVRAVVFDFDGVVVDTEDVVLRSWSHVYSEHGVELPLDAWTQNIGTHGAFDERSYLEQALGRPLEWEPIDRMRRRRQDELIARLEILDGVRAWLDDADSLGIPVAIASSSPREWVEGFLRRLAIEDRFALVRCREDVDVVKPDPALYLSAAEGLGVDPAEAVAVEDSPNGIRAAKDAGMFCVAVPHALTRDLPLDRADLVVTSLAELPLPDLVERMRRYDRSGGRPC, encoded by the coding sequence ATGGCGGTTCGAGCGGTCGTATTCGACTTCGACGGGGTCGTGGTGGACACCGAGGACGTGGTCCTCCGGTCGTGGTCGCACGTGTACTCCGAGCACGGCGTGGAGCTACCGCTCGACGCGTGGACGCAGAACATCGGGACGCACGGCGCGTTCGACGAGCGGTCCTACCTCGAGCAGGCGCTCGGTCGTCCGCTCGAGTGGGAGCCGATCGACCGGATGAGACGCCGACGCCAGGACGAGCTGATCGCGAGGCTCGAGATCCTGGACGGGGTCCGCGCGTGGCTCGACGACGCCGACTCCCTGGGCATCCCGGTCGCGATCGCGTCGTCGTCGCCGAGGGAGTGGGTGGAAGGGTTCCTCCGTCGCCTGGCGATCGAGGACCGCTTCGCGCTGGTGCGGTGCCGTGAGGACGTCGATGTGGTGAAGCCCGACCCCGCCCTGTACCTCTCGGCGGCGGAGGGGCTGGGCGTGGACCCGGCGGAGGCGGTCGCCGTCGAGGACTCGCCTAACGGCATCAGGGCGGCGAAGGACGCCGGCATGTTCTGCGTGGCGGTCCCGCACGCCCTCACGCGCGACCTCCCTCTCGACCGGGCCGACCTGGTGGTCACGTCCCTCGCCGAGCTCCCCCTGCCCGACCTCGTCGAGCGGATGAGGCGGTACGATCGGAGCGGAGGTCGACCATGTTGA